From a single Vicugna pacos chromosome 4, VicPac4, whole genome shotgun sequence genomic region:
- the MFSD14B gene encoding hippocampus abundant transcript-like protein 1 isoform X4, whose amino-acid sequence MLNVLHDTFPQHTFLMNGLIQGVKGLLSFLSAPLIGALSDVWGRKPFLLCTVFFTCFPIPLMKISPWWYFAMISMSGVFSVTFSVIFAYVADITQEHERSTAYGWVSATFAASLVSSPAIGALLSASYGDSLVVLVATVVALLDICFILLAVPESLPEKMRPLSWGAQISWRQADPFASLKKVGKDSTVLLICITVFLSYLPEAGQYSSFFLYLRQIIGFGSIKITAFIAMVGILSIVAQTAFLTILMRSLGNKNTVLLGLGFQMLQLAWYGFGSQPWMMWAAGTVAAMSSITFPAVSALVSRNAESDQQGVAQGIITGIRGLCNGLGPALYGFIFYVFHVELTELEPELNSNNAALQGAVIPGPPFLFGACIVLMSFLVALFIPEYSKGSGIQKQSSSISGSLNNAPERGSDEDIKPLLQDSSIWDLSSFEEPGNQCTEL is encoded by the exons ggcctgctctcGTTTCTGAGTGCCCCGCTCATAGGCGCTCTGTCTGATGTGTGGGGGAGGAAGCCCTTTCTCCTCTGCACTGTCTTCTTCACCTGCTTTCCAATTCCACTGATGAAAATCAGCCCCTG GTGGTATTTTGCGATGATTTCCATGTCTGGAGTCTTCTCAGTCACGTTCTCTGTGATATTTGCCTATGTAGCTGACATCACCCAGGAGCATGAGCGAAGTACAGCTTATGGATGG GTCTCAGCCACATTTGCAGCCAGTCTGGTCAGCAGCCCAGCTATTGGAGCATTGCTCTCTGCCAGTTATGGAGACAGCCTCGTTGTGCTGGTGGCCACAGTGGTGGCTCTTCTGGACATCTGCTTCATCTTGTTGGCTGTTCCAGAATCTCTGCCAGAGAAGATGAGACCTCTTTCCTGGGGAGCTCAGATTTCGTGGAGACAAGCAGATCCTTTTGCG TCCTTGAAGAAAGTTGGAAAAGATTCTACCGTCTTGCTAATCTGCATCACCGTTTTCCTTTCATACCTCCCTGAAGCTGGACAGTATTCAAGTTTTTTCCTCTATCTCAGGCAG ATCATAGGTTTTggatctattaaaattacagcaTTCATAGCTATGGTAGGAATTCTGTCTATTGTGGCTCAG ACTGCCTTTCTCACCATCTTGATGAGATCATTAGGGAATAAGAACACTGTCCTCCTTGGTTTGGGCTTCCAGATGCTCCAGTTAGCCTGGTACGGTTTTGGATCTCAGCCATG GATGATGTGGGCAGCCGGGACCGTGGCTGCCATGTCCAGCATCACGTTTCCAGCAGTGAGTGCCCTCGTCTCTCGGAATGCAGAGTCAGATCAGCAAG GAGTTGCCCAGGGCATCATAACTGGAATAAGAGGACTGTGTAACGGCCTGGGGCCAGCGCTGTATGGCTTCATATTCTACGTGTTCCACGTGGAGCTGACAGAGTTGGAGCCAGAGCTGAATTCTAACAATGCTGCCCTGCAG GGAGCTGTCATCCCAGGTCCACCGTTTTTGTTTGGGGCATGTATAGTCCTTATGTCTTTTCTGGTTGCCTTATTCATCCCTGAATACAGCAAAGGCAGTGGAATCCAAAAACAGAGCAGCAGCATCAGTGGCAGCCTGAACAACGCCCCGGAGCGGGGCAGTGATGAGGACATCAAGCCACTGCTGCaggacagcagcatctgggaccTGTCTTCCTTCGAGGAGCCTGGGAATCAGTGCACTGAGCTATGA